In one Macaca fascicularis isolate 582-1 chromosome 6, T2T-MFA8v1.1 genomic region, the following are encoded:
- the CARTPT gene encoding cocaine- and amphetamine-regulated transcript protein, whose protein sequence is MESSRVRLLPLLGAALLLMLPLLGTRAQEDAELQPRALDIYSAVEDASHEKELIEALQEVLKKLKSKRIPIYEKKYGQVPMCDAGEQCAVRKGARIGKLCDCPRGTSCNSFLLKCL, encoded by the exons ATGGAGAGCTCCCGCGTGCGGCTGCTGCCCCTCCTGGGCGCCGCCCTGCTGCTGATGCTACCTCTGTTGGGTACCCGTGCCCAGGAGGACGCCGAGCTCCAGCCCCGAGCCCTGGACATCTACTCTGCCGTGGAGGATGCCTCCCACGAAAAGGAGCTG ATCGAAGCGCTGCAGGAAGTCTTGAAGAAGCTCAAGAGTAAACGTATTCCCATCTATGAGAAGAAGTATGGCCAAGTCCCCATG TGTGACGCTGGTGAGCAGTGTGCAGTGAGGAAAGGGGCAAGGATCGGGAAACTGTGTGACTGTCCCCGAGGAACTTCCTGCAATTCCTTCCTACTGAAGTGCTTATGA